In the Nitrosopumilus cobalaminigenes genome, TAGGATTAGGCATCAGTGTCATCCTAATGAACATTGGAATGTATTTTGTTTTCCCATTTGTAATATGTTATCAAGGTATGAGGATTCTTCGAACCAAAGGCGTGAAGAAATCGAACTGGTCGGTTATATCCAATTGTAACTATAATTCAGTATTGAAAATCGGTCTTCTCGGCCTAATTGCACTTTTCGTATTAACAGTTAGTTTACCTTCAGCTTTTGCCCAAACAGATTCTGAATCTGAATCACCACTCAGAATGGTTCTTGATATCACCTATGAAAATATTGTAGAATCAATAACTGATTCAGGATTAGACCAGGAAGAGATCACAGTCAGATTAATCCAGGTAGATGAGGAATATCAGGAAGCAGTTGATCTAATTAATGGGGATGATGTAGTTGCTGCCAAACAAAATGTGGTTCAAACCATGGCATTTTTCGAACTGCAAGCAGAAGAAATTTCTGAATCTAGCCCCACACCAGGCCAATTAACACCTGGTTTTGGAGCAGGAATTGGTAGTGCTTCAGATTCCGGAATAGAGAATGGCCAAGGATTAGGAGTAGGAGGAGTACCACCAGGAATTTTCAAGCAAATTTCAGCTGCTAATACATTTGCAGTTTCAGAAGCAATCACATCAATTGATGAAGAGGTAGGACAATATCGTGAATTAGCCAAATTGAATAATTTAGAGGGTATTGATTTTGGAGAATTTGATGAATCAGTCAATTTAGCAAAAACACTTTTGGCAAATGGAGTTGTTCCTGATGCACAAGTAAAATTAGAATTAGCAAATCAAATCAAAGATGATCTTTTACAAAAAATTCAAGATGCTGCAAATGAAAACAGTGCAGTATTAATTGAAGAATACGTAGAGGAACAAAAGAATCTAGGTCAAACTAAAAAAGACATTAGAGAATTAGAAGAAATTTTAGAAGATATTACAACTGACAATAATGAAGAAACAGGTGATGGTGAGACACCAGAAGATGGCGTTAATGAAGCACCAGGAAACAGTGCAAATGCACCAGGACAAAACAAAGCAGACAGTGGAGATGAAGCACCAGGAAACAGTGCAAATGCACCAGGACAAAACAAAGAAAATGACAATACTGAAGATAACAAATTTGAATCACCTGAGGATATTCCAGGATTTGACAGTGCATCAGATATTGGCAAAGCAAATGGTCAGGGTAATGGATTAGGATTAGGAAGTATTCCACCAGGATTAGCTAAATTATTTGGAACAGACGAAGGGGAAATCTTAGAAGATTTACCACCAGGATTAGCTAACATTCCACCAGGTCAAGCAAAGAAATTTGAAGATTATTCAGCCAGCTTTGAGCAAAGTATGGATGACTTCTATGAAAATTCCTATGAAGCACAAATTGACGATGTATTTGAAATGAACTTTGATGGAACTAACAAAGGTAATGGAGATGGTAAAGGTAAGATGGGCGCATATCCAGGAAAGAGTGGAGAAGCACCAGGAAAGATCAAAGCAGCTACCAAGGAAGGAGGCAATCCTAACTGTGGAACCAAAGGAATTACCGATGGCAACTCTACTGCATCACTTATTGTAGGTCAAGAGCATTTCATTGATGATTTCACTGCAATAGGAAACAATTGTAAAGACATCTCAAGTCAGATTAAATTTAACTTGATTGCACCAAACGGTACAGTCTACTTTGGATCAAACGCAAATGTATTCCAAGGAACACAACCGGATAGTTTCACACCAGATGTGAATGGGTCATGGGAAATTCAGACCAAGGTTCAGTCATTTAGACTGGATAGAGTCATGACAGCTACTGGTGGAGATGAAATTCCAACAGTTACAGGAGGAGGCATCCCAGACGATAGTACAGGTGAAGGAGTTGATTATGTAATTAATGTTGCAGCATACTTTGATGATGTGGAAGATCTTGATTCAGAAATGACATACACTGGAACAGACTCAAAGGTATCAGGTCAAGGTAATTTGGTAAATGCCATAACTAGTGATGGCAATACTACAATAACAGTAGATGTCAATGCTGGAAAAACAGGAGTCTACGATATCACTATCAGAGCTACTGACACAGCAGGCGGATTTGTAGAAGATACGTTTAGACTTACAGTATCATAGAAAGAAAGTAAAAATTACAAATCACCTAAGTAATTTTTGAATATTTTGAATCAGATATAATTTCAGAAGAATGCATTTCATCTAGTTTTGATTTGGTTTGTTCAGATAGATAATCAGATAGTTTCTTGTCATATCCATCTTCATATTTTTTCTCAGGTTCCTCTACTCTTTCAATGACTTTTTCTACAATTCGCTCTACAGGTTTTTCCTCTACAACTACAGGTACTTTATTCTTGAATTTTCTAAAGCCGATTGCACCAATAATCAAAATGGGAATTATAATCAATCCAATTACTAGAGAATAGTTTTTCTCTACTTTGGCTGAAACTGTGACAGGACCATCAATGAATACTTGAGCAGTATTTCCATCATATGTAACATCTGCACCTTCCCATCCAGAAACTGAATTTAGAATTACTCCATCACTTCCTGCATCAATGCCAATTGGCACGGTTTCTCCCTGTTCATACCACCCACTTCCAGTAGTTTCCCCAGAGTCAGAAATTACATTGAGTTTGTATTGATATGCAGTAAAAAAGTCCACTTGATGATACTCATTTAGGGTTATTGGTGGAGTTGTAAATGATGTAGAACCATCATCATCTACATTCCAAAATTCTGCCTTGTCTAAAGACCAACCAGTGATTTCTTGTCGAACCTTGTTTGGTTCAATTTCAGTTGTCTTTTGAACATTCACTGAAACTTCAGTTCCTGCATCAAACCAGTTGTCATTTGTTGGTGAAGAAGGAAGAAAAGAAAAATCATTTGTTCCCTCTACACTTAGGGCATATTGAGTGACTGCTGAAAATACAAGATTATGGGAAGAATCAGTAGGGATTGTCAGGGTAAAATCACCTCTAGCAGTTCTTGAAAGCTTTACAGTCTCACCATCCAAAGTATAAGACACAAGATTAAACCGACTGGTTTCATCTTGAACCCAGGAATGATTCTGTGAGAGAGTGTATGTTTGTCCAGAAACTAATGGAACTTCATATGATGGAAGAAGGTTATTTTCAAAACTTACCTTTAGAGTATTTTGATTTGAAAATTGACCATATGAAAAATCACTTGTAAGACTAGCAAAAATTATAGTTAAAACTAAACCTGAAATAATCAATAGTTTCATGATTCAGATACCACCAATGCTTCTAATCCAGAATATTTTGAATCTAATTTTTCATTAATTTGATCAAGGGATTTTTTGTA is a window encoding:
- a CDS encoding Ig domain-containing protein — encoded protein: MKLQIIVILLLTVGITAGLAQLGSEQIFITVTSEGKAKVSQSLFPETFVSTVDVKVISENISNLLAIDEENILLGTSQNEDLLKIATLGASSVDLKYNADILSYESGVFRLKYNSNVESRVNLPPLSKLVSLNTIPIEISDGEYTLPPGDISLSFSIRPVTSKEFFVPVENTEYKIETITAAKIEEFSANADEIQFIIKDKAIVLTIIPTEIMTNPNDALLNGEKVDFSQFHKNSTHSWIRIDPHEKGLVKILDTSEKTEEGGGCLIATATYGTEMAPQVQLLREIRDNQLMNTNSGVSFMTGFNSFYYSFSPHVADLQRENQLFKEIVKIGITPLLSSLFVMEYAETDEEILGLGISVILMNIGMYFVFPFVICYQGMRILRTKGVKKSNWSVISNCNYNSVLKIGLLGLIALFVLTVSLPSAFAQTDSESESPLRMVLDITYENIVESITDSGLDQEEITVRLIQVDEEYQEAVDLINGDDVVAAKQNVVQTMAFFELQAEEISESSPTPGQLTPGFGAGIGSASDSGIENGQGLGVGGVPPGIFKQISAANTFAVSEAITSIDEEVGQYRELAKLNNLEGIDFGEFDESVNLAKTLLANGVVPDAQVKLELANQIKDDLLQKIQDAANENSAVLIEEYVEEQKNLGQTKKDIRELEEILEDITTDNNEETGDGETPEDGVNEAPGNSANAPGQNKADSGDEAPGNSANAPGQNKENDNTEDNKFESPEDIPGFDSASDIGKANGQGNGLGLGSIPPGLAKLFGTDEGEILEDLPPGLANIPPGQAKKFEDYSASFEQSMDDFYENSYEAQIDDVFEMNFDGTNKGNGDGKGKMGAYPGKSGEAPGKIKAATKEGGNPNCGTKGITDGNSTASLIVGQEHFIDDFTAIGNNCKDISSQIKFNLIAPNGTVYFGSNANVFQGTQPDSFTPDVNGSWEIQTKVQSFRLDRVMTATGGDEIPTVTGGGIPDDSTGEGVDYVINVAAYFDDVEDLDSEMTYTGTDSKVSGQGNLVNAITSDGNTTITVDVNAGKTGVYDITIRATDTAGGFVEDTFRLTVS